GCACACGGTGGACAGCGGCGGCGTGATCAACATCTCCGATGACAGCAGCAGCGACTCTGAGGGGATGGACACGGACTCCAACTCCTCGCCAGACTCCCTGCAAGACAACGACGACGTCATCTTTGTCAACCACACTAGCTGCCAGTCAGGTAGAGCCTCCCCCCCCTCTCCATATCTCTCCACCGTATCCTCGCATACAGTCTGAATTTTAGGACTCACTGTCACtgtgctcttcttttttttgcgtTCCCAGCCAGGATAGAGGAGATGAAGCAAAGCCTGCTCAATAAAATTGCTGAACTGGGAAAAGAACTACCTCTCAACACGTTGGACGTGCTCATAGATAAGTTTGGAGGACCGGATAAAGTTTCGGAGGTATGACGCTAGGCTCCTCTCCCCAGCCTGTTTTTCATAGAGAGCGTTTCCATTCAAACTGTGGATCTCCTGACGTTTTTTTTTCGCAGATGACCGGACGTAAAGGTCGCGTCGTGCGGCGTCCGGATGGCACCGTTCGCTACGAGTCGCGGGCCGAGCAAGGCTCCACAATCGACCAGATCAACATCAAGGAAAAGGACCGCTTTATGACGGGAGAAAAGGTCAGCAACGGCAATGCGACGCGGCTGTACCGTCTGCCTGTGTTGAAATAGCAGCCTGTCACTGTAGAGACGTCCTTCTGCGTGACCTGCATTAATAGCCTGACTTGTTCGTTGCAGTTGGTGGCGATCATCTCAGAGGCAGCCAGCTCAGGGATTTCCCTGCAGGCGGACAAGCGAGTGAAAAACCAGAGGCGAAGGGTCCACATGACCCTGGAGCTGCCTTGGAGCGCAGACAGGGCCATCCAGCAGTTCGGTAAGTCAGGgaaatgtttccttcttctaAAAGCCCGTTTTTACACAAAGCTGGGCAACGTTGTAGAAAACCTCTCTGACTTTTGGAAGCTTCTGTACTTTAACGTATTTATAGGCGTCTGTCCTTTTCTCTATATGTGTTTCTTTATGAATTATTAGCAGATATTATAGGTGTGaaaatgtggcttttttttatatttgtctcTGTGTCGTGTCAGCCGAAGTCTATTTTTACATTGAGctgaaaggtttttatttagtaAGTTGGTCTTTTTCTATCTGTAGTTTAAAAGAAAGTGGGATAATTTTGTCACCTAAATGTTCCTGTAAATACAGAGGCTATGGTTGTTTAGTCGTTCCACAATTTGTTCTTTTGCTTTTATACCGAAGATGAAGAGCAactctctcttcctcctcttgtCTATATCGTTCCTCCTGTTTTTAAGAGCTTTATTCATTAGCTTGATTTTTCCAGCCGAATAATTCCAGCATTATTTCATCATGAAACATTTCTCTGGATGTTGCAGaaggttaaagaaaaaaaaatattttctgctgttttttgttaGCAGCTACGCTCCTGTTCAAGCTCAATGGTCATCTCTTACACTTTGAAGGTTGTTTTTGACCATTGTTAGATTTTAGAACATGTCCTAAACAATATCCCATCCTTATGTATGATTTCTtgatttttccccttttttgtttcaatatcttttttacatatttgtgtCTTCCTGTCAAAATGGAACTGAAAGCAGCGATTAGACGAGCTTATCTTAAAATCAACCACCTTGTGACAGTGACTTGCATTTTATTCAGACGCCTCACGTGAAATTAATGTTTCCACCCGGAAACAAACGACTCTGATCTGCGCCGCGCTAATAAAAGGAACGATTAAATGACCGACCGCAGTCATCATCTTTAGCGGTCGTAAGCGCGCTCTGAACTCTCCCGTCTTTTTTCCAGGTCGCACCCATCGCTCCAATCAGGTCACGGCACCAGAGTACATCTTCCTCATCTCAGAGTTGGCCGGGGAGAGACGCTTCGCATCTATCGTGGCCAAAAGACTGGAGAGCCTGGTACGTGCAGTGCTGGTTGGCAGCGCCgtgaaaaacatttcagctcGATCAGCTCTCGCTGGTGAACGGCTGGTTGGACACTCAAAACgtccagtcttttttttctgatcagtgAAAGCACCATATCTAGTACTAGCCAAAGCACTctacagggttcccacgggtccttgaaatccttgaaagtttgtgaatctgaaaaaataaattcaaagcccttgaaagttcttgaaaacagccaaaaaaacaccttgtcctcgaaagtccttgaattttttgtggggttgaaagttcagacggatgacgactcatgtgtgattattttactaccacacgaccttttaaaattatgttgattccacagatttttaatttgcaaaagtacgttcgctcttcttcgttagttggtaggctatggtttaggcctacgtgcgtccaataggttacattcacgcagtgttgccaactcagcgactttgtcgctatatttagcgaatTTTccgagtcaaagtcaaaaactagcttaatcaaagatgaaagtaagtgaaacacattgatataactctgaacatctcaatgctgcacttttttccataaaattccatgaaacggtaggctaatgtacatcttatatgtaatgtagtatggcatagccatgtactgtggatataaatgtaggctatgaatatgatcaatattaggctataaattaagtccactttcttgcattgcttctgacccaacaacttctatgccgtttagtcttttattgaatttgcattgtattaaaatatgatgttgatgttcaccaaggtgtgggaaccctgacTCTAGTTGTTGCTGCAGGAAGAAGAGTCAAAGTTAAGCTATATTTAGTATCACTGAGGTGGTTAGAGGAAGCAAAGAAATCTTAAGAGGTTATTTAGAGGAAAATACCACTGCTGTTTATTCATGCTTGAAGAGAGAGAGTAAGATTTAAAGCGGGTAAAATGAACATATTAGAGCACATTGTTCTGTTTTAGCGTTTTATTGTCCCACTGAACggaacatgttttaaaatgccGCCAGCTTTATACACATGGTCACTGCTCATTTAGAAATGCTAACCGGGCTAAATCACAACTGCATAGTGGTTTTGTCGTCTTGAAATACCAGTAAAATTTGTCCCTGTTTCTAATATCAATATTTTATGACCACTCATGCCTTAAGATCTGGAAAGCCGTATTTCTATGCTGTTCTTATGTCTTCTTAAATAATAAAGTGCAATCAGAATCGACTAAAATTGGCCAAATCACTAGATTCTAATCAGCGCATCTGTCCAACCCAGCTCCATGTGTTTGTGATGGttcttgtttttcccttttacaAGATGGGCTTGTCTCCAAGAGCAGAAGCGTCCTGTTCATTTAAATCTGTGATAAAAACGGGTTCACTGTAGACAAAGgagagtttttctttgtgtttatttgctgTAGAGCCTTTGGCTTGTCAATGCCACTTCACCCTCTGTCCTTCCTCTTCCTTTGGGATATGCGCTGAAGAATCCTTTGTTTCTTCATCAAACCTCAACACATTCTGGGTCTTTCCCCAAAACGGAAAGCCAAGCAAGCAAAGCAAAAGACGCCGTCTCGGTGGTTTAAGACTGCCGTTATTTTCCATCATTATCGCTGCTTTTCTGCACTGGCACTCATCTATTTCCATAGTGACACAGCATGACGGTTGTTTTTGGGGAAACGGccagggaggaggagagggcaTGGTGGTTCCAGGAAGTCGTTTCTGCCTTTTTGTTAGCTGAGCGTGTGGTAAATATGTATCAAGAAGAGTTCACGTCTGATCTGCTGAGCTGCACGCTAAAACGGGACAAAGCCCAGTCAGCCCAACCTGACAGCCTTGCAACCAGTGGACTCGAAAATTGCTGTGAAATCAGTTTTGGCCAAGAGGTCCCTCTGTTTTCCCatcagtccttttttttttctagctggCGGCTGATTCTTGGCATTGCCTGAAATGTCCTTCCCACACGCAGAATTTGGTCCTTTTACTTTAAACATGACTATGTTTAAATAGTCTAACCTCTGCTGAGACATCAATTTACACAGTTTTAGCCAAACTGATTagtgtttaaaatgtcatgttACCAGGTGTGGACTGGTTTGACGTTCTCacatagtttaaaaaaacatgaacacaaaAGTGTAATATAATAACAAAgcctttttaacaaaataagaaaagcaacaGCTATTCATACCGCTGCTAGAATAATGCAACACGTTGATTTGGGCCTTATATTACAAAGGGACGGAAAAATGGTGATATTATTGTAAACATTACCTCGTCTCCTTCTCCTCTGTGATTCCAACACTGTTAATATTTTAGTTATTGTCCTCTGTGTCCACTGTGGGCCTGAGACTCTAAACAAGAGGCTGAATGTACAAATGAATAAAGTTTAACTCGATACAGTTTGGATGGATTATCCAACAAATATCATATTTCAAACAGTCCTTTGCGATATTATTATTGCGTACATTGACCTCGCAAtgataatatattatataatatatcatAACAATGTATTGTGCAACCCTACTAGGGATTTTTCCATTTAGACAAGTGCTGGCTACAATATTGTTAATTAAGTTTTGATTAATAGACGTAAAATAATGACGATAttaaaaatgtctaaatttCTTGCTTATTTCATTAGTAACTTTCAAATGCTGATTTcacgccttttcttttttaaatcttttttgctgttttgctgttCATAACATAACACTATTAGCAGGCTAATTAGCCGGGCATCTATTAAGGTAGCCAGCCTTGTAGCTTAACAATCTAGTTTAACCACAGCGTAACCGAGTGATAGTTGGCTCTCTTTTATTTCTGCACCATGGCTGTGCATGTTGTGACACCCTGAAACATTTTCAAGCACCTAAATGTCCCCATACGTGCTGCAGTAGCCGTCTTTCAGCctgctgactggcagtgtgcagcaacggGTAGGGAAGGGGCAGCTCTCtggtatttcattttaaatggatTTGTAACCATTGGAACGATACGACTGAAAACTTTAGCCATTTTGAAATTGCGAGTTTATTAAATCCGTCATGGTCCGTGACGCCAGCACCTCATGCCTCAGTGTAGCTCAGTGAATAATGTACAGAAAAGTTAGCAAATATTTTAGAGACAGGGATTACGTTTAAATTTAGGGTTAAGAGGTCATTTTAATGTAGTAATAATAGTACAGTTTATGTGGTAAAAGATGGTATAAGAGGTGGTAAACTAGGCGGAGCATCAAAGCCTTTGACATTGAATTGTTATTCCTCTGCAGGGGGCTTTGACCCACGGCGACAGAAGAGCCACTGAATCGAGGGACCTGAGCAAGTACAACTTTGAGAACAAGGTGGGTGTTTCCAGGAGACCTTGAAAGTAATATTCCACCTTAAATATTCAAATTCGCATTCTTTTTGCTGTACGCTCATTAGATcatgaacattttcttttggcAGTATGGTACCAAGGCCCTGGATAAAATCACCAAATCAATCAACGGCCACATAGAAAACAAGGTGCCCCCTCCCAAAGGATACCCCGGCGGCGATTCAGTGTTCTTCAGAGGTAAAGACTGTGACGAGGGAACGTTTTCCTCCAGCTTATAGTCCCCAGTTGTCTTGACAAGTAAAGCATTTTCCTGCACTTCATTTTAGACATGAAAGTTGGAATGATGGATGTGGGCATCATCTGTAAGGAGCCTCGCTTCGGCATCAGTACTGAGAAAGGTAAGGAAGAAACACTTTAGTTCGTTTAGTTTGAATAGGGGTTCAGGTTTAATCCCAACACTGTGTTGCTTTATCCCAGACTGCAGCATCACCAAGTTCCTGAACCGCATCCTGGGCCTGGAGGTCCACAAGCAGAACTACCTCTTCCAGTACTTCACGGATAACTTCGACTTCCTGATTGAGAAAGACAAGAAGGAGGGCAAATACGACATGGGAATCCTAGGTACGGCGTCTCAGGTGGAGCTCAAACAAACCGAATGTGCAGGGCTAAACAGAGCATAGCCCCAGAAAGCCAAAGATTACGGCTCTTTTGTTCCCGTACAATCGGCGTCTGGTGGGCGCGGagcttgttttctgtttgaggATGATTCACAGTCATCCTCTATTTTCTCTTGTGACTCTCCCAGATCTGGCCCCCGGCAACGACGAGATTTATGAGGAGAAGCAGGAGACTTTCCTGACAGTCGGAAATCCTCAGGACGGACAGGTCGTTCTTTACAAGGTAGGCGCCGCACAACCTCACGGTGTACGTCAGCTGCCTTCAGCCGtgggactcttttttttttgcgtagTTAAAACGTCATCTCGGCCCAATAACATGAGGTAGCCTGTAATATCTGGTCCCATGAAGAGCTTTCCACCGTAAGGACATGTAAATGTACCGTGACTGCAGACTGACGCATCACACAGAGCGTGTTTTCACAATACGCCGTATTTTTGTCCTCcgctgagattttattttgtcttttccccCTAAATCCAGTTAAAGTCATAGCGCTCTTATAAGCCCCTCGGTCGTTTatacataaaaatacaacagaGAGGATTCAGAGGCTTTCAGGCGAATGTTGCATTAAATCAGACTTTGGTGTGAAAGAAACAAATCTGTTCCTCGTGACCTCCCTCGGGTACCTGGAGCAGTAACAGGAGTAGTAGAGTTTTTATCGCCGGCAGGAAGACTGTGATTACGCAAGCTTAGTCCAGGGGCTGTGGAGCCCATCGTACATACTAGTTGCAGGTGGCAGCAGGATAATTACTAGTATCTTTTGCTTTTAACTGCCAGCTGCAGGCTAACCTACACTTGACTTTTAAGAGTTGGCAGTCAAACTAAAACCTGTGGACAGAGACTGTGTTAACAAGCTGAGAGAGGGGGGGTTCCTGGGGTTATAGTCGCCTGTGTTTATACAAGAGTCCTGCAAAGACGGGGCTGTCTGATAATCCAGGACGGCTTTTTTAAATCAGACTCTGGGTTGTTGGAGCTGGAAGGTTGCTCATCAAAGAGGGATTTTATGTATTTCCAGTGGgcaataatattatttttaacactCTGCACACATAGTGGCGCCTCATTTTGCTAATAGACTCAGTTTTTTCCCATAATTCACCAGGACGGAGCTCACAGAGACAGCAACCTTTGTCCACAAGCCCTTCTGGGTTGTCCTGGCCCCCTcttattttctcttctcttcACCTCAAGCCGCATGTTTTAAATGGGATTAAGGTGTAACGACTGATGTGGCTTCAGAAGAAAGTTCATTTTGCATATTTTGATGCCGGCCCCGTCCAGCGGACAGCGGTCTCACAGACAGCGGCGTCTGCGAGACCGACTGCAGAAGTGTTAAAGGCGATCACGGGTCCTTCACGGTGAAGTCGgcaataaagcagaaaaaagggCGAGAagttgagtttttaaaaaaggaagaaatcgGCGGAGTAGAGGTCTGAAAAGTCTCTGGTAACAGCGTAGCTTTGACAGAAAATGACAGCAGGATCGTTTTCTCTGAGTGAAACTACCTCCCTGCGTCGTGTGTAGATATTTCTCAGATCactgtaagatttttttttataaacctaAGAaagttggggttttttttttgccatgtgtTTATAATTTTCTGTCTTTCAGTGTCACAGCAGACGCTTGACTCTCATGTCTTTCCCCTGCAGATCAGCGTGGACAGAGGAATGCCCTGGGACGAGGCGTACAACAGGTCGCTGAAGCTCACCGGTCCTGATGAGGGATTCTACATTTCTTACAAGGTCCGTTCATCTTCCTCAGCCCAGACTCCCCAAAGCCTCTGAATGGACTCCCTGTGTGCTTTAAATGCCTTAAATACTGAAACCGCGTGTCCTCTGTGCAGCTGCGAGGTAACAGTCCGTGTGTGCTGCTGGCCGAGCAGGGACGAGGCAGAAACTTCAACATCTACAAGCCCAACATCGGCAAGCAGACGCAGCCTGAGAGCCTCAGCAACCTGCTGCAGCGTTACAAGAAGGTAAGAACCGGACGAACCGGTTAGGCAAATACAAGGGCCTGCCTACTGCTGTTAGTTAACACGCTAAAGCAAACAGCTCCACTTCCTtctaatgtctctgttttatatCATAGTTTCTCTGCTTTAATTTGAATGAATGTTGCGTTCTTCCTGACATTATTAACAAgtgtttaaaaagtaatgtCTCTGGAAAATGCTGTTAAGAAGGTGGATGTTCACAGCATGGAGTCTGCTGCCCCCTAGTGGACTGCTTTCCAGTCTACCGTCTGCAGACATGCTGAGCTGTACTGACTGTGTGGTGTTTCAGGTTTCTTACCTGGAGGCCCAGGAGTGCTGGGAGAACCAGTTCACCTTTTCCTTCAAGAACTGCAGCCACGCCAACTGGTGAGTAAAAACATCCCCACCATCCCCGAGGATTATCGGCTCATGCTTCCTCTCGGGCTCCTCAGCGTTCAGTCTGGTGGCTTAACTGTTACACGTCGCTTCCCAATGCTTTGTAAAATACTTGAATCATAAagaagtgttaaaaaaatatccttAATCAGCCTGTTGTagagtaataaaaaaagagcatgtCACTTATCTgtttcctctctgcttcctccaGGAATGGGAAGTGTAAGAAAATCGAAGAGGGCCAGGAGTGTCTGCAGGGCATGCGCCTCCGTCAGTATCACATGCTGTGTGGAGCTTTGTTACGCGTGTGGAAGCGGGTCTCCGACGTGGTATCGGACATCACCAGCTCCAGCATCCTGCAGATCGTCCGCCTCAAAACTAAGCAGCACAACAAGCAAGTCGGTCAGTACAAACCGAGGTTCTCCCTGTCGCCGCGCCGAGGGCTCCAGCTTTAGTTTAGCTTAGCTTGTAAAGCATAAACTTAGCATAGGAACACGGAGGAACTGAAGAATAGGGATAAGACGGCTCTGTGAAGATGCTTAGAGGAGATTCAGAGATACCTGTGAGTGGTTTTCACCAGAATtacatgaaaatataaaaacagatttttcttgCCTATTTCCAGAGGTTGTATTTCCAAACCATTTGAAACTCTTGGCAtcttatataaaaaagaaacatgaagtATTGCATAAGAGTAAATTGGAAAGTTAATAGGAAACAGGATTGATATAATTTTCACCAATTATTTTGCCCATTGTTGTTAGTTTAAGCTCAGTCACATCAGACGGAGAGCGTCTGTGAACAGAATTTCAATCAGATACGAtctgtggactttgactaggccgttctgacATTATTATGTTTTGATGTAAACAGTTTCATTGTTCTGGTTGTATCTTTAGCATTGGATAACAGATTTtattccagcaaaaaaaaaaaaaaaagaaagtcccAACAGCATGGTGCTGCCTCCGCCGTGTTATAGTGTTGGCATGGTGCGTTCAGGttgtcccctacatggcttgtggctttgtttttgttagagtagatttgtttaaaacaaagcgTTGTAGTTGCAAAttgttctcccacctgagcggtggatttctgcagctcctctagagttactCTCGACTGCTTCTGTGCTTACTAGGCCTGTCagtgtaggtggacagccaaGTTTTTGTGCAGTGGAACGGGTAAAAGCTTCAGGTCTCTTCATAGGCTGCTCAACACAAATCCAtatgtttcagatttttatttgtttaaatgctAAAAACCATGTGTCGTTTTCCttctgcttaaaagctctgttGGTCTACAGCAAAGAATCCCAATGCGATATAGTTTGTTGTTGCGGTAAAACGGTAAATTCATCATTTTGTAAAGTTATCCCACGCTTCGATTAACGGTCTGCCTGAATAgagttgtgttgttttttttaagcattgaCTGATTTGTGTCTCGTCTCCATGGTCGCTGTACACAGGCATCAAGATCCCAGAGAACTGTGTGGCCCGCGTGCGTGACGAGCTGCTGCAGATGGACAACGAGGTGAAGAAGAGGCGGAAAGAGAAGGAGCGGCAGGAGCAGATGcggaagatggagcaggaaaACAAGCATCTCCTGGAGAACCTGTTCAATTCCAAACCCATGCCGAACCAGTCGCTCGCTCAGACTCTGCCGCCCAGCGCCCTGCAGAGGACTCAGCATGGGGGCTTCCCCCAGTTACAGGAGATGCAACAGCAGCCCCCCCACGGCATGTCGATGTTTCCCTTACAGAACCTCATCCAGCAAAGGACCCACAACGGCTGGCCAAACACTTCCTCCTCGTCCAGCAGCAACGGCCAGGTGTGCCAGCCCGGCACCGTCAGCCACAGATTCCCTCCGTTTTTTAACTCTTTCCAACAACAAAAGAACCCGTCGCTCCCCCTCCACCAGTTCACGCCGGCTCCCAGCTTGTCTTCCAAGAACCCCCTGGATGAAATCCTGGACCTGACCGTGAGCCCGCCCTCCTCGTCCCCGGACAGCACGACCGCCAACCCGGCGGCGTTCGTGGAAGATTTTAATCTGGAAGCCCTCTTGAACCCCGCGGCGGCAGGCACGTCGGGCGCCGCACAGACACAGCCCCCTCAGAACGACCTGCCGCACCTGCTGCAGGCCCTCCAGCACTCGCCGGAGAGCGTGCAGGCGCCGCCGTCCCAGATGGACCTGCAGCACATCCTGCAGGCTCTGCAGCAGACGACGGAGACGGCGCCGCCGCCCCCGTtcgacctgcagcagctgcagaaccCCAACATGCTGGTTAATAACCAGGACTTACTAGATCTCTTCGGCTTGCCCCTGTCCCCACCCATGTCCGCGCAGAAAGCCAACCCGTCGTCTTCCACCTCCTCCTGTACGTCCtccacatcctcctcctcctcgtcgtcGTCTCACTTCTCCAACCCGCcgtcctcctcgtcctcctcgtcctcccTCTTCTCCAGCACGTCCTCTTGCTTCCCGGGCCCCTACCACCTCCCCCCCTCGAACTCCCTACCCAACGGCCACTGCAGCTCGGGCGCTCTGGACGTTCGCGAGGCTCTGAACAGCATGCTGCAGGCTGGGGCGGACCGCAAGTCCGTCATTCAGTACCGCCAGCAGGACTAGGAGCTCGAATAGTTACAAACTGTCTGGATTTTGtcccgtttttttcttttttttttttttttggtgttcgGTTGTGTCTTTTTAAAGCAGATCGCATCTTGTTTGCTGCTGTCCAGAATCGCACCCTCAGACTCgtcccctcctctcctctccaacccccccccccaccccctcaggGCCTATAGTCACGTCACTGCCTGTCCTGTGCTGgactccctcctcctccccgaGGTGATGGCAGACTCAGTTGAGATCAGATTTCTGCACCAAAGCGTGCccttcacagtaaaaaaaaaggcagctcttttaaaagttgttgttttgttgttgttgtttttttttattcccacacacaaaaaaaaaaaaggaagtgggtaaaaaaaatgacCACCTTTTAGTGAAACCGGGAGctgtcagaaacaaaaacaaaaaaacgcaaATCTCATTCGCTGAGGCGGTGAAATCTTTAAGGAGAAACGAATCCCGCTGCTGAGTTGTACGAGGTGTGATGGGCGAAGTTGCTGGAAGCTCTAAAATGCCTCTCACTATTTATGACCTTTgcttttttctgttactttcagtGACTTAGAAagttcttttatgtttgtttgtttttttaaggtatGCTGAGCATGGTTTGAGTGAAACAAAAGATAATTGTTAAGCTGGTTGACATGAGAGAGCGAGGGAATGGGGGGGGGTGAAATCTTTTAGCTGATTAGCCATGAAATGCCtcagttttcatttattttcctccacacGCTCCCTCCAGGTTCTCTCCCTGCTTCTATGAACACTAGTGCGAGGAAACGAAGGGGAGGAAGATCAGTCTGCTGTCGCAAACAGTGCCTTCagagaaaaatctataaatgcagTCTTTAATAATCCATGTAGCCTAATGTATAGATTTGTACTCCTGAGCGgcggttttattttttaatctagtACACGTGTATTTGTATTTAACTTTGACCCCATGAACGAGTGAGTGGGTGAGTGAGTGGGTGAGTCTGCTGGTGTTTGTGTCACAGGATGCTGGTGTCGGGGTGCGGGAAGACGCCCTCCTCTCAGTCGGCGTATGCTGGTGTCAGACCGTCTGCTTTGCTGCTCTTTTGGGTGGAAGATGAGGAACGGGTCCAGGAAAGGGGTTTTTTAGGATGCAGAGAGTGGGACGCATTCACACGGTGGGCGGGACGTAGAGACCCAGCCAGCTGGAAGCAGGGAGTTTTGGGAGTTATCGGGTGAAACGGATGACACTACGCTCCGAGAAGCACGTTCTCACCGGGACTGTCTGTCTTTGGGTGCAcctcttcttctgttttgcttCGCGTTGTGCGTCCTCAGCATGTCCTCCTCCTCATTTTTCACGTCTCTACCGCTCTTTTCCTTTCGTCTCTGTCCTTCCTGACCCGTTGCTTTTTGTTATTTCCTCCTGAGGCTGATCATAGCGCGTCTGGTGCAGATTCTGTTTCAAATTGGGAATGCCCTGAGTCTTCTTGGTGTGTGTTTGCGTCTGTAGCGCTTCTGAATTTGTTTCTACTACTAGGCATGAGCTGGTTTGGGATTcttacgtaaaaaaaaaaaaaatgcttttatttgaaGCAGCGCcttgtaagttttgacccattGTCAGGTTAATTTCAGATATATTTAATggtttttcaggtcaatatgcAGCACTTGGAGCTAATCTTGGAAGTTACAGGTTTAcgctagtggctaaaagttacacagtgctgatttaaaacagaaaataaacaattaccCCCTACTTTACagtagtattattattagtagtctatccatccatccattttccgtccTGCTTGTCCCTTGTTGGGGTTgagaggggttgctggtgcctatctccagtgttcactgggcgagaggtggggtacacctggacaggtagccagtctgtcgcagggcaacacagagacatacaggacaaacaaccattcacacctaaggagaatttagagaggccaattaatctaacagtcatgtttttggactgtggg
The Fundulus heteroclitus isolate FHET01 chromosome 9, MU-UCD_Fhet_4.1, whole genome shotgun sequence genome window above contains:
- the si:ch73-63e15.2 gene encoding protein strawberry notch homolog 2 isoform X2 gives rise to the protein MSTLTSVLAMDGENYLHPEGPQLNSSMFSVGPSNMESSIFGSSGTWGPISQQPGYCPMQSGNQQYHLNSSTTTNIPDMHMSMYPGFPDMDFSSLGLSKNGTGDFPQDLSCIDDLSNSLFSSPADSLSEYADSQPYIGPNPSDAMPTLWDVNTSNTTQAQSHLENGTSRFQGLTSLGDIAAIISTPLGLQPQGTQPPPPEEEEEAEEEETEELGHVDTYAEYKPSKSTIGISHPDIVVETNTLSSVPPPDITYTLSIPEPTINSGLLSALQLEAIIYACQQHEVILQNNQRAGFLIGDGAGVGKGRTVAGIILENYLKGRKKALWFSISNDLKYDAERDLKDIDAPNIPVHALNKIKYGDTATSEGVLFATYSALIGESQAGGQHRTRIKQILDWCKHDFDGVIIFDECHKAKNATSTKMGKAVLDLQNKLPQARVVYASATGASEPKNMIYMSRLGIWGDGTPFRTFDDFLHAIEKRGVGAMEIVAMDMKVSGMYIARQLSFSGVSFRIEEIGLDSDFKEVYNKAAKLWAEALKMFMQAADELGLVSRKSLWGQFWSSHQRFFKYLCIAAKVRCLVELAQKELEAGKCIVIGLQSTGESRTREVLDENDGHLDRFVSAAEGVFQSLVTKHFPSEKQRREKAPGNKRKKGKPRGRQPKMPKHTVDSGGVINISDDSSSDSEGMDTDSNSSPDSLQDNDDVIFVNHTSCQSARIEEMKQSLLNKIAELGKELPLNTLDVLIDKFGGPDKVSEMTGRKGRVVRRPDGTVRYESRAEQGSTIDQINIKEKDRFMTGEKLVAIISEAASSGISLQADKRVKNQRRRVHMTLELPWSADRAIQQFGRTHRSNQVTAPEYIFLISELAGERRFASIVAKRLESLGALTHGDRRATESRDLSKYNFENKYGTKALDKITKSINGHIENKVPPPKGYPGGDSVFFRDMKVGMMDVGIICKEPRFGISTEKDCSITKFLNRILGLEVHKQNYLFQYFTDNFDFLIEKDKKEGKYDMGILDLAPGNDEIYEEKQETFLTVGNPQDGQVVLYKISVDRGMPWDEAYNRSLKLTGPDEGFYISYKLRGNSPCVLLAEQGRGRNFNIYKPNIGKQTQPESLSNLLQRYKKVSYLEAQECWENQFTFSFKNCSHANWNGKCKKIEEGQECLQGMRLRQYHMLCGALLRVWKRVSDVVSDITSSSILQIVRLKTKQHNKQVGIKIPENCVARVRDELLQMDNEVKKRRKEKERQEQMRKMEQENKHLLENLFNSKPMPNQSLAQTLPPSALQRTQHGGFPQLQEMQQQPPHGMSMFPLQNLIQQRTHNGWPNTSSSSSSNGQVCQPGTVSHRFPPFFNSFQQQKNPSLPLHQFTPAPSLSSKNPLDEILDLTVSPPSSSPDSTTANPAAFVEDFNLEALLNPAAAGTSGAAQTQPPQNDLPHLLQALQHSPESVQAPPSQMDLQHILQALQQTTETAPPPPFDLQQLQNPNMLVNNQDLLDLFGLPLSPPMSAQKANPSSSTSSCTSSTSSSSSSSSHFSNPPSSSSSSSSLFSSTSSCFPGPYHLPPSNSLPNGHCSSGALDVREALNSMLQAGADRKSVIQYRQQD